CGGCAGCGCATATTGATAGCTGCTCGGATGCGGCGTCAGGTGAAGCAGGCGGGGCTCGTCCTGCACCACGGGGTCGCCGCCCCGCGCGGACACGCGGGCGATCGTCTCGCGGATGATCGAGCGCAGCGCGTCTTCGTTCATGCTCCCGTCTCCACCGCGTCGATGATGCCGATGATCGCCGCGTCCACCGCGGCCGCCTTCCTGCCGAGCGCCTGGCCGGCGGCCTTCCCTTCGATCACGACCAGCACCCGCTCGCCCACGCCGGCCCCCACCGAATCGATCGCCAGCAGCGTCGTGCCGCGCGGCTGCCCCTCGAGCGACAGCGGCTGCACGAGCAACAGCTTCGCCCCTTCGAGCTTCCGGTTCTTCTGCGTCGCGACGACGGTCCCCACTACGCGGCAGATCTGCATCAGGATTCCGCGTTCCAGTGGTCGACGATGCCGACGATCGAGGCGTCGGTCGGCGGCTCGACCGGATAGAACGGGAACGCGGCTTCGCGGCCGCGGACGAAGAACACGTTTTCACCGACGCCGGCGCCGACGGAATCGAGCGCGACCAGGGTGCGCCCGGCCGCCTCGCCGGCGGCGTTGAGCGGCTGCAGGACGAGCAGCTTGGTGCCCGTGAGGTTCGCGTCCTTGATCGTCGCCACCACTTCGCCGATCACCCTGGCGAGCTGCACGTCAGTCCCTGACTTCGACGGCGTCGACGATGCCGACGATCGCGGCGTCCACGGGGCAGTCCTTGAGGCCGGCGGCCATGCGCGCCGAGCTGCCGCTGACGATCAGCACGGTTTCGCCGAAGCCGGCGTCGACGGTGTCGACGGCGACCAGGTAGTTCCCCTCGGCCTTGCCTGACGGATCGACGGGCCGCGCGACCAGGAGCTTGGAGCTGACCAACCGCTCGTCCTTCCGCGTCGCGACCACGGTCCCGACGACCTTGGCGAGAATCATTTATTCGCGCAGCTCGCTCGCCGGCGTCACTTCGCGGCGGTGGCCTTGCCGATGGGCAGCGCGTCCTCGAGGTTCGCGTGCGGACGAGGGATCACGTGCACCGACACCAGCTCGCCGACGCGCCGCGCCGCCGCCGCGCCGGCGTCGGTGGCCGCTTTCACGGCGGCGACATCGCCGCGCACGATCGCGGTGACGTAGCCGGCGCCGATCTTCTCCCAGCCGACGAGCGTCACCTTGGCGGCCTTGACCATCGCGTCCGCCGCTTCGATCATCGCGACGAGACCCTTGGT
This sequence is a window from Vicinamibacterales bacterium. Protein-coding genes within it:
- a CDS encoding EutN/CcmL family microcompartment protein — encoded protein: MQICRVVGTVVATQKNRKLEGAKLLLVQPLSLEGQPRGTTLLAIDSVGAGVGERVLVVIEGKAAGQALGRKAAAVDAAIIGIIDAVETGA
- a CDS encoding EutN/CcmL family microcompartment protein — protein: MQLARVIGEVVATIKDANLTGTKLLVLQPLNAAGEAAGRTLVALDSVGAGVGENVFFVRGREAAFPFYPVEPPTDASIVGIVDHWNAES
- a CDS encoding EutN/CcmL family microcompartment protein, which encodes MILAKVVGTVVATRKDERLVSSKLLVARPVDPSGKAEGNYLVAVDTVDAGFGETVLIVSGSSARMAAGLKDCPVDAAIVGIVDAVEVRD
- the eutM gene encoding ethanolamine utilization microcompartment protein EutM — its product is MGEALGMVETKGLVAMIEAADAMVKAAKVTLVGWEKIGAGYVTAIVRGDVAAVKAATDAGAAAARRVGELVSVHVIPRPHANLEDALPIGKATAAK